A stretch of Blautia liquoris DNA encodes these proteins:
- a CDS encoding ParA family protein, which yields MKRTIAIANQKGGVGKSTTAINLSACLAEEGKKVLAIDIDPQGNTTSGLGIDKNNVENSIYELLLGTCDIDDCIMQLNIDNLSLIPANINLSGAEIELIGVEDKEYILKENVNLVKRNFDFIIIDCPPSLNMLTINAMTTADSVLVPIQCEYYALEGLTQLMHTIDLVQERLNPNLEIEGVVFTMYDARTNLSLQVVENVKENLNQNIYKTIIPRNVRLAEAPSYGMPITLYDGKSTGAESYRLLAQEVLHRGDEEWQ from the coding sequence TTGAAAAGAACGATTGCAATCGCAAATCAAAAAGGCGGTGTGGGAAAGTCAACCACAGCCATTAATTTATCAGCGTGTCTTGCCGAGGAGGGAAAAAAAGTATTAGCTATAGACATAGATCCCCAGGGAAATACTACAAGTGGTTTAGGTATTGATAAAAACAATGTTGAGAACTCAATTTATGAATTACTTTTGGGAACTTGCGATATTGATGACTGTATTATGCAGTTGAATATTGATAATTTATCACTCATACCGGCAAATATTAATCTTTCTGGAGCAGAGATTGAATTAATTGGAGTAGAAGACAAAGAATATATTTTAAAAGAAAATGTAAATTTAGTTAAAAGAAACTTTGATTTTATTATTATTGATTGTCCGCCTTCCTTAAATATGCTGACAATCAATGCTATGACTACAGCAGATTCAGTTTTGGTACCGATACAATGTGAGTATTATGCATTAGAAGGTTTGACACAGCTTATGCATACAATTGACCTTGTACAGGAACGTTTGAATCCAAATCTGGAGATAGAAGGTGTTGTCTTTACCATGTATGATGCACGGACGAATCTGTCCCTGCAAGTAGTTGAAAATGTAAAAGAAAATCTGAACCAGAACATATATAAAACAATTATACCACGAAATGTGAGACTAGCGGAGGCACCGAGCTATGGCATGCCGATTACATTATATGACGGTAAGTCGACAGGAGCAGAAAGCTATCGATTATTGGCGCAAGAAGTACTACATAGGGGGGACGAAGAATGGCAGTAA
- a CDS encoding ParB/RepB/Spo0J family partition protein produces the protein MAVRRAGLGKGLDSLIPSNSSIKTKSSNETRSEQNTENVRTVEKVVEKIVEKPADVYLNINQIEPNRKQPRKNFDEDALVELADSIKQFGIIQPLVVQKKNKYYEIIAGERRWRAAKLAGLKKVPVVIKEFSDQEIVEISLIENIQRENLNPIEEAIAFKRLIEEFSLKQDEVAERVSKSRAAVTNSIRLLKLTDKVQQMVVDDMISTGHARALIGIEDPKLQYSIAMRVVDEKLSVRDTEKMVKDILNPRIQKKKDKDPALEAIYHHLEERIKGILGTKAEIKSAGKQKGRIEIEYYSQDELERIMELLESIN, from the coding sequence ATGGCAGTAAGAAGAGCAGGACTTGGAAAGGGACTTGATTCTCTGATACCTTCCAATTCATCCATAAAAACAAAGTCATCGAATGAAACAAGGTCAGAACAGAACACTGAAAATGTGAGAACTGTTGAAAAAGTTGTAGAAAAGATTGTAGAAAAACCTGCAGATGTATATCTAAATATTAACCAAATAGAGCCAAACAGAAAACAGCCGAGAAAAAACTTCGATGAGGATGCACTCGTTGAGCTGGCAGACTCAATCAAACAGTTTGGAATTATTCAACCACTTGTCGTACAGAAAAAGAATAAGTATTATGAAATTATTGCGGGAGAGAGAAGATGGAGAGCGGCTAAGCTTGCAGGTCTCAAAAAAGTTCCCGTGGTTATAAAGGAATTTTCGGACCAGGAAATTGTTGAAATTTCTCTGATAGAGAACATACAGAGAGAAAACTTGAATCCTATAGAAGAAGCTATTGCTTTTAAGCGCTTGATTGAAGAATTTTCCCTGAAACAAGATGAAGTGGCAGAAAGGGTTTCAAAAAGCAGGGCAGCTGTTACAAATTCTATAAGATTGTTGAAACTGACTGATAAGGTTCAACAGATGGTTGTAGATGATATGATTAGTACAGGACATGCAAGAGCTTTAATTGGTATTGAAGATCCGAAACTACAGTATTCGATTGCGATGAGAGTTGTAGATGAAAAATTAAGTGTTCGTGACACGGAAAAAATGGTAAAAGATATCCTGAATCCCAGAATACAAAAAAAGAAAGATAAAGATCCTGCTTTAGAAGCAATATATCATCATCTTGAGGAACGAATTAAGGGAATATTAGGGACAAAAGCTGAGATTAAAAGTGCCGGTAAACAAAAAGGCAGAATTGAGATCGAATATTATTCTCAGGATGAACTGGAAAGAATTATGGAATTACTTGAATCGATTAATTAA
- a CDS encoding alpha/beta fold hydrolase has protein sequence MKSTNKKLVTISALAGGTAIAIHLLNKVITESAVAKNILFSNETDYYKWRYGDIYYSKTGSGDPILLIHDLTPSGSSYEWIKIIDELSESHTVYTMDLLGCGRSEKPAMTYTNYLYVQLIADFIKEVITCPTDVIATGLSTSFVITACASDKNLFKKIMLINPEQLSVLNQIPGKCSKLRKNLLELPLIGTLLYYTINSHSNIELQFTENWLYNPFHITNYDVDAYYESSHRGKGNGRYLLSSISGNYAYLNISHALRCIDNSVYLIGGAKEKAIQETIDMYSSLNSSVESVILPKACHLPQIEIPVELMKQINIYME, from the coding sequence ATGAAATCCACAAACAAAAAGCTGGTTACCATCAGTGCATTAGCCGGTGGAACCGCAATAGCAATACACTTGCTGAATAAAGTAATCACTGAATCAGCAGTAGCGAAAAATATATTGTTCTCCAATGAAACTGATTATTATAAGTGGCGTTATGGAGATATCTACTATTCAAAAACAGGTTCTGGAGACCCAATATTATTGATTCATGATCTTACTCCTTCCGGAAGCTCTTACGAATGGATAAAAATTATTGATGAACTATCTGAATCTCACACAGTTTATACTATGGATTTATTGGGATGCGGAAGATCTGAAAAACCCGCAATGACCTATACAAACTATCTTTATGTCCAATTAATTGCTGATTTTATAAAAGAAGTGATCACATGTCCAACTGATGTAATTGCAACAGGGCTATCTACTTCTTTTGTAATTACTGCGTGTGCTTCCGATAAAAATTTATTCAAGAAAATTATGTTAATAAATCCGGAGCAGCTTTCCGTTTTAAATCAAATTCCCGGAAAATGTAGTAAACTCAGAAAAAATCTCTTAGAATTGCCACTTATAGGTACCCTGCTTTATTATACAATTAATTCACATTCCAACATTGAGCTTCAATTTACAGAAAATTGGCTTTATAATCCGTTTCATATTACAAATTACGATGTGGATGCTTACTACGAAAGTTCACATCGCGGTAAAGGAAATGGAAGATATCTACTCTCCAGTATCTCGGGAAACTACGCATATCTTAATATATCACATGCATTAAGATGCATTGACAACTCCGTTTATCTTATCGGTGGAGCAAAGGAAAAAGCGATACAGGAAACTATCGATATGTATTCTTCCCTTAATTCATCAGTTGAATCCGTGATACTGCCAAAAGCATGTCATTTGCCACAGATTGAAATACCAGTGGAGCTAATGAAACAGATTAATATATATATGGAATGA
- a CDS encoding DUF4446 family protein: MSKILDRMGIDVGILVILLMILVIILIVMTAKQAMQIDRLKRKYKIFMKGKDAQSLERTFAVKFRNVDKITKLNEEYQFDIDMIKKDHNKVLSKYGIVKYDAFDDVGGKLSFALAMLDRNNTGFVLDAIHSRDNCFLYIKEIVKGESYIMLSDEEIQALKQAVNFNNEDMD; this comes from the coding sequence ATGAGTAAAATACTGGACAGGATGGGAATAGATGTGGGTATTCTGGTTATATTACTGATGATACTCGTTATAATTCTTATTGTGATGACTGCCAAACAGGCGATGCAGATCGATCGCTTAAAACGAAAGTATAAGATCTTTATGAAGGGGAAAGATGCGCAGTCACTGGAACGAACATTCGCAGTAAAATTTAGAAATGTTGATAAGATTACAAAGCTAAACGAAGAGTACCAATTTGACATTGATATGATTAAAAAAGATCATAACAAAGTGCTGAGCAAGTATGGGATTGTTAAGTATGATGCATTCGATGATGTAGGGGGTAAACTTAGTTTTGCTTTGGCCATGCTTGATCGAAATAACACCGGATTTGTTCTGGATGCTATTCACAGCAGGGATAATTGTTTTTTATATATAAAGGAAATAGTAAAAGGCGAATCTTATATCATGTTAAGTGATGAAGAAATACAGGCTTTGAAACAAGCAGTAAATTTTAATAACGAGGATATGGATTGA
- the serS gene encoding serine--tRNA ligase produces MLDIRFVRENPEIVKQNIRNKFQNHKLSLVDEVIELDKENRGILQEVEALRASRNKVSKEIGKLMAHGKKEEAEEVKKEVAASGSRINELTEKQKNLEEEINKRMMIIPNIIDPSVPIGKDDSENVEVEKFGDPIVPDFEIPYHTDIMESLSGIDLDAARRVAGNGFYYLMGDVARLHSSVISYARDFMIDRGFTYCVPPFMIRSDVVTGVMSFDEMDAMMYKIEGEDLYLIGTSEHSMIGKFIDQIIPEEQLPLTLTSYSPCFRKEKGAHGIEERGVYRIHQFEKQEMIVVCKPEESAIWYDRLWKNTVDLFRSLDIPVRTLECCSGDLADLKVKSVDVEAWSPRQKKYFEVGSCSNLGDAQARRLKIRVNGKDGKYLANTLNNTVVAPPRMLIAFLENNLNEDGTVNIPKVLQPYMGGKEKMVPDKK; encoded by the coding sequence ATGTTAGATATTAGATTTGTGAGAGAAAATCCGGAAATAGTAAAACAAAATATTAGAAATAAATTCCAGAATCATAAACTTTCGTTGGTGGATGAGGTGATTGAACTTGATAAAGAGAATCGTGGTATTCTTCAGGAGGTTGAAGCACTTCGGGCCAGCAGAAATAAAGTTTCGAAGGAAATAGGAAAACTGATGGCTCATGGAAAGAAAGAGGAAGCAGAAGAAGTAAAGAAAGAAGTTGCTGCTTCGGGTTCCCGGATTAATGAGCTTACAGAAAAGCAAAAGAATCTGGAAGAAGAAATTAATAAGAGAATGATGATTATTCCCAATATTATAGACCCATCAGTTCCAATAGGAAAAGATGACAGTGAGAATGTAGAAGTAGAAAAATTTGGTGATCCGATTGTCCCTGATTTTGAAATTCCTTATCACACGGATATTATGGAATCATTAAGTGGAATAGACCTTGATGCTGCAAGACGTGTGGCGGGGAATGGTTTTTATTATCTGATGGGAGATGTTGCGAGACTGCATTCTTCTGTGATTTCTTATGCAAGAGATTTTATGATTGACAGGGGCTTTACTTACTGTGTACCTCCATTTATGATTCGAAGTGATGTTGTCACAGGAGTTATGAGCTTTGATGAAATGGATGCCATGATGTATAAGATAGAAGGGGAAGACTTGTATCTGATTGGTACAAGTGAGCATTCCATGATCGGAAAGTTTATTGATCAGATCATACCAGAAGAGCAGCTTCCACTGACATTAACGAGTTATTCTCCGTGTTTTCGCAAAGAAAAAGGTGCACATGGAATCGAGGAAAGAGGAGTTTATCGAATCCATCAGTTCGAAAAACAGGAGATGATTGTAGTATGCAAACCAGAAGAATCTGCAATATGGTATGACAGGCTATGGAAGAATACGGTAGATCTGTTCCGCAGTCTGGATATTCCGGTTCGTACGCTAGAATGCTGTTCCGGCGACCTTGCAGATCTTAAGGTTAAGTCTGTTGATGTAGAAGCATGGTCTCCGAGACAAAAAAAGTATTTTGAGGTCGGAAGCTGTTCAAATCTAGGGGATGCACAAGCAAGACGGCTAAAAATTCGAGTAAATGGAAAAGACGGAAAATATCTGGCAAATACCCTGAATAATACAGTAGTTGCACCACCACGTATGTTGATAGCATTTTTAGAAAACAACCTCAATGAGGACGGAACTGTCAATATACCTAAAGTATTACAGCCTTATATGGGTGGGAAAGAAAAGATGGTTCCTGATAAAAAATGA